A stretch of Myxocyprinus asiaticus isolate MX2 ecotype Aquarium Trade chromosome 42, UBuf_Myxa_2, whole genome shotgun sequence DNA encodes these proteins:
- the LOC127432735 gene encoding AP-4 complex accessory subunit RUSC2-like isoform X2: MATGYSTEFSEPFATESKTGGSLFSQNILSCDMNPFSKAKEHKEQGSTTDSDCQDRRDSKETPILMDCNEQDWGDEDYCKHTLEDPDNWWAQTENLLDCESFSQNPIEYITDSSCNSSDGVLVNFSVIYNKTDNVVPASPLNLDCPVHESSTMSQDGSNPMPSWSPHNNDPNCNIYPLDSDGFSIEISDLTMCLQSQARLAGSTQNYYKLVTCDLSSQSSPSPAWSSLTSFFETHSQESCSPHSEYFLFRQSEGEETEGPKFDQRIHQGNGHIEVKNTKRATRNQYKGKKERIAHAKTRQSATSISEHDSCNDITTTQSQSWIGSTLSKHRALQNSCPSHLDTNFASPLSMQHATSFAEIARCEKENRDSSPMKNSTEGPTGSHFIQKEDASDQNTMSFNPKQKNNMAANSLSADSGNQSNPEGACTSSMEVVRYTKAQRPTSLPIQPFVLQAPSGKQSKALGSLLNQYISHKYSKTGPSNATSKSKGHSHHMPTSPFGSYSATHLETATSSDTCSTCTSSPILPFSHPQCTQPSTMLGLIQQNLDLNRSPHMSPMTARNPQNTEHTKESPKACSNHTYPTQKHNWTGKQQAFPQSLTSTNQEQKCPPEQLPLVQTPPIIREELLAKDPQYSSYPSHQGFSPATTSITSLACINSLISLPCTGQRSLWPFEAASQVCTNEELNTNVHHIFGPRRSPCVMRELHHGDSFTMADRPPVEFCLFPEARLEVISLDFLHKRSMLKAVSLAVDQITAHFSSRQDPEEKIRLENSSLCTSISQLVHKQLCPAIQNILYNGLKAYKLDLIIGQRRNKLWNVIEATAQPGSSSRMPDSLVSVVKKCSQLSSHSMRLNVFIMDLLKCFDGTLSPMGFLGSGPGANIQGIVPGAAPLDEATLLAAF, translated from the exons ATGGCCACAGGGTATTCTACTGAATTTTCAGAGCCTTTTGCCACAGAATCCAAGACTGGTGGTTCTTTGTTCAGCCAGAACATTTTAAGCTGTGACATGAACCCTTTTAGCAAAGCCAAAGAACATAAAGAACAAGGGAGTACAACAGATTCAGATTGTCAAGATCGCAGGGATAGCAAAGAAACCCCTATATTAATGGATTGTAATGAGCAAGATTGGGGTGATGAAGACTATTGCAAGCATACTCTTGAGGACCCTGATAATTGGTGGGCTCAAACTGAAAACCTCTTGGATTGCGAATCCTTCAGTCAAAACCCAATAGAATATATCACAGACTCATCTTGTAACAGCTCTGATGGAGTATTGGTTAACTTCAGTGTCATCTACAACAAAACCGACAATGTGGTTCCTGCATCTCCACTTAACCTAGATTGTCCAGTTCATGAGTCAAGTACAATGTCACAAGATGGTTCCAACCCTATGCCCAGCTGGTCACCTCACAACAATGATCCAAACTGCAACATCTATCCACTTGATTCTGATGGCTTTTCAATAGAAATTTCTGACCTCACCATGTGTCTGCAGAGTCAGGCACGGCTGGCAGGTTCCACCCAGAATTATTATAAACTTGTTACATGTGACCTATCATCTCAGTCTTCACCAAGCCCAGCTTGGTCTTCTTTGACCAGTTTCTTTGAGACTCATAGCCAGGAAAGCTGTTCTCCACACTCAGAATATTTCCTCTTCAGACAGTCAGAGGGAGAGGAAACGGAGGGGCCAAAGTTTGACCAAAGAATACATCAG GGAAATGGGCACATTGAGGTGAAGAACACTAAACGAGCCACCAGGAACCAATAtaagggaaaaaaagagagaattgcACATGCAAAAACACGTCAATCTGCTACAAGCATCTCAGAACATGACAGCTGTAATGACATCACGACGACTCAGTCTCAAAGCTGGATTGGCTCTACCCTGTCAAAGCACAGAGCCCTACAAAACAGCTGTCCAAGCCATTTAGACACAAACTTTGCTTCACCTCTATCCATGCAACATGCCACCTCATTTGCGGAAATTGCCCGATGTGAGAAGGAAAATAGAGATTCATCACctatgaaaaacagcacagagggTCCTACGGGCTCACACTTCATCCAGAAAGAGGATGCTTCAGACCAGAACACTATGTCATTCAACCCTAAACAGAAAAACAACATGGCAGCAAATTCACTGAGTGCTGACAGTGGAAATCAATCCAATCCAGAGG GTGCTTGCACTTCATCGATGGAGGTTGTGCGCTACACAAAAGCACAAAGGCCCACCTCTCTCCCCATCCAACCTTTTGTACTTCAAGCACCCTCAGGAAAACAGAGCAAGGCACTTGGATCCCTTCTTAATCAGTACATTAGCCACAAGTACAGCAAGACTGGGCCATCCAATGCTACTAGCAAAAGCAAAGGACATTCACACCATATGCCAACCTCACCTTTTGGGAGTTACTCTGCCACCCACCTGGAGACAGCCACCAGCTCTGACACTTGTTCCACCTGCACATCAAGTCCTATTTTGCCCTTCAGTCATCCCCAATGTACCCAACCTAGCACAATGTTAGGGCTCATTCAACAAAACCTAGACTTGAACAGAAGTCCACATATGAGCCCAATGACAGCAAGAAATCCTCAAAACACAGAGCACACAAAGGAGAGTCCAAAGGCCTGTTCAAACCACACATACCCAACCCAAAAACATAACTGGACTGGAAAACAACAAGCTTTTCCACAGTCATTGACCTCCACAAACCAGGAACAGAAATGTCCTCCAGAGCAGCTGCCCCTTGTTCAGACTCCACCAATAATCAGAGAGGAGCTGTTGGCCAAGGACCCTCAGTATTCCTCATACCCTTCTCATCAAGGTTTCTCCCCTGCCACTACCTCCATCACCTCCTTGGCTTGCATCAACTCTCTCATCTCTTTACCCTGTACTGGACAAAGATCCCTGTGGCCTTTTGAAGCAGCCTCACAGGTCTGCACCAATGAAGAACTCAACACCAATGTCCACCATATCTTTGGGCCAAGGAGGTCACCTT GTGTAATGAGGGAACTTCATCATGGTGACTCATTCACCATGGCTGATAGACCCCCTGTGGAGTTCTGCCTTTTTCCAGAAGCCCGTTTAGAAGTTATCTCACTTGATTTTCTGCACAAGAGAA GTATGTTGAAAGCTGTGAGTTTGGCAGTGGATCAGATAACAGCACATTTCAGTTCAAGACAAGATCCAGAGGAAAAG ATCAGACTTGAGAACAGTTCACTGTGCACCAGTATCAGCCAACTTGTCCACAAACAGCTCTGCCCCGCAATCCAGAACATTCTTTACAATGGTCTGAAAGCCTATAAATTGGACCTGATCATTGGACAGCGTCGCAACAAACTATGGAATGTCATAGAGGCAACTGCTCAGCCAG GTTCATCTAGCCGAATGCCTGACAGCTTGGTATCTGTGGTAAAGAAATGTTCCCAATTATCAAGTCACAGTATGAGGCTAAATGTCTTCATCATGGATCTGCTAAA ATGTTTTGATGGAACACTATCACCAATGGGGTTTCTTGGCTCTGGCCCAGGGGCCAACATACAAGGCATTGTTCCAGGAGCTGCTCCTCTTGACGAAGCCACTCTCCTTGCTGCCTTTTGA
- the LOC127432735 gene encoding AP-4 complex accessory subunit RUSC2-like isoform X1: MATGYSTEFSEPFATESKTGGSLFSQNILSCDMNPFSKAKEHKEQGSTTDSDCQDRRDSKETPILMDCNEQDWGDEDYCKHTLEDPDNWWAQTENLLDCESFSQNPIEYITDSSCNSSDGVLVNFSVIYNKTDNVVPASPLNLDCPVHESSTMSQDGSNPMPSWSPHNNDPNCNIYPLDSDGFSIEISDLTMCLQSQARLAGSTQNYYKLVTCDLSSQSSPSPAWSSLTSFFETHSQESCSPHSEYFLFRQSEGEETEGPKFDQRIHQGNGHIEVKNTKRATRNQYKGKKERIAHAKTRQSATSISEHDSCNDITTTQSQSWIGSTLSKHRALQNSCPSHLDTNFASPLSMQHATSFAEIARCEKENRDSSPMKNSTEGPTGSHFIQKEDASDQNTMSFNPKQKNNMAANSLSADSGNQSNPEGACTSSMEVVRYTKAQRPTSLPIQPFVLQAPSGKQSKALGSLLNQYISHKYSKTGPSNATSKSKGHSHHMPTSPFGSYSATHLETATSSDTCSTCTSSPILPFSHPQCTQPSTMLGLIQQNLDLNRSPHMSPMTARNPQNTEHTKESPKACSNHTYPTQKHNWTGKQQAFPQSLTSTNQEQKCPPEQLPLVQTPPIIREELLAKDPQYSSYPSHQGFSPATTSITSLACINSLISLPCTGQRSLWPFEAASQVCTNEELNTNVHHIFGPRRSPCVMRELHHGDSFTMADRPPVEFCLFPEARLEVISLDFLHKRSMLKAVSLAVDQITAHFSSRQDPEEKIRLENSSLCTSISQLVHKQLCPAIQNILYNGLKAYKLDLIIGQRRNKLWNVIEATAQPGSSSRMPDSLVSVVKKCSQLSSHSMRLNVFIMDLLNLRALEFWIHHLYTCVDVLMEHYHQWGFLALAQGPTYKALFQELLLLTKPLSLLPFDLHLPSEPHLQRKQKQNQRVPQTPTSDCGMAISCSDSTLREEDDEVPGSSPRPQEDESLGELRWARLFGSGVGTPVGSERAQKNFSGTLRSRRPSEWLKLGASKVDLLAQSVWTVKWPEFHLSRNHVKSTANEEQILNLKSL, from the exons ATGGCCACAGGGTATTCTACTGAATTTTCAGAGCCTTTTGCCACAGAATCCAAGACTGGTGGTTCTTTGTTCAGCCAGAACATTTTAAGCTGTGACATGAACCCTTTTAGCAAAGCCAAAGAACATAAAGAACAAGGGAGTACAACAGATTCAGATTGTCAAGATCGCAGGGATAGCAAAGAAACCCCTATATTAATGGATTGTAATGAGCAAGATTGGGGTGATGAAGACTATTGCAAGCATACTCTTGAGGACCCTGATAATTGGTGGGCTCAAACTGAAAACCTCTTGGATTGCGAATCCTTCAGTCAAAACCCAATAGAATATATCACAGACTCATCTTGTAACAGCTCTGATGGAGTATTGGTTAACTTCAGTGTCATCTACAACAAAACCGACAATGTGGTTCCTGCATCTCCACTTAACCTAGATTGTCCAGTTCATGAGTCAAGTACAATGTCACAAGATGGTTCCAACCCTATGCCCAGCTGGTCACCTCACAACAATGATCCAAACTGCAACATCTATCCACTTGATTCTGATGGCTTTTCAATAGAAATTTCTGACCTCACCATGTGTCTGCAGAGTCAGGCACGGCTGGCAGGTTCCACCCAGAATTATTATAAACTTGTTACATGTGACCTATCATCTCAGTCTTCACCAAGCCCAGCTTGGTCTTCTTTGACCAGTTTCTTTGAGACTCATAGCCAGGAAAGCTGTTCTCCACACTCAGAATATTTCCTCTTCAGACAGTCAGAGGGAGAGGAAACGGAGGGGCCAAAGTTTGACCAAAGAATACATCAG GGAAATGGGCACATTGAGGTGAAGAACACTAAACGAGCCACCAGGAACCAATAtaagggaaaaaaagagagaattgcACATGCAAAAACACGTCAATCTGCTACAAGCATCTCAGAACATGACAGCTGTAATGACATCACGACGACTCAGTCTCAAAGCTGGATTGGCTCTACCCTGTCAAAGCACAGAGCCCTACAAAACAGCTGTCCAAGCCATTTAGACACAAACTTTGCTTCACCTCTATCCATGCAACATGCCACCTCATTTGCGGAAATTGCCCGATGTGAGAAGGAAAATAGAGATTCATCACctatgaaaaacagcacagagggTCCTACGGGCTCACACTTCATCCAGAAAGAGGATGCTTCAGACCAGAACACTATGTCATTCAACCCTAAACAGAAAAACAACATGGCAGCAAATTCACTGAGTGCTGACAGTGGAAATCAATCCAATCCAGAGG GTGCTTGCACTTCATCGATGGAGGTTGTGCGCTACACAAAAGCACAAAGGCCCACCTCTCTCCCCATCCAACCTTTTGTACTTCAAGCACCCTCAGGAAAACAGAGCAAGGCACTTGGATCCCTTCTTAATCAGTACATTAGCCACAAGTACAGCAAGACTGGGCCATCCAATGCTACTAGCAAAAGCAAAGGACATTCACACCATATGCCAACCTCACCTTTTGGGAGTTACTCTGCCACCCACCTGGAGACAGCCACCAGCTCTGACACTTGTTCCACCTGCACATCAAGTCCTATTTTGCCCTTCAGTCATCCCCAATGTACCCAACCTAGCACAATGTTAGGGCTCATTCAACAAAACCTAGACTTGAACAGAAGTCCACATATGAGCCCAATGACAGCAAGAAATCCTCAAAACACAGAGCACACAAAGGAGAGTCCAAAGGCCTGTTCAAACCACACATACCCAACCCAAAAACATAACTGGACTGGAAAACAACAAGCTTTTCCACAGTCATTGACCTCCACAAACCAGGAACAGAAATGTCCTCCAGAGCAGCTGCCCCTTGTTCAGACTCCACCAATAATCAGAGAGGAGCTGTTGGCCAAGGACCCTCAGTATTCCTCATACCCTTCTCATCAAGGTTTCTCCCCTGCCACTACCTCCATCACCTCCTTGGCTTGCATCAACTCTCTCATCTCTTTACCCTGTACTGGACAAAGATCCCTGTGGCCTTTTGAAGCAGCCTCACAGGTCTGCACCAATGAAGAACTCAACACCAATGTCCACCATATCTTTGGGCCAAGGAGGTCACCTT GTGTAATGAGGGAACTTCATCATGGTGACTCATTCACCATGGCTGATAGACCCCCTGTGGAGTTCTGCCTTTTTCCAGAAGCCCGTTTAGAAGTTATCTCACTTGATTTTCTGCACAAGAGAA GTATGTTGAAAGCTGTGAGTTTGGCAGTGGATCAGATAACAGCACATTTCAGTTCAAGACAAGATCCAGAGGAAAAG ATCAGACTTGAGAACAGTTCACTGTGCACCAGTATCAGCCAACTTGTCCACAAACAGCTCTGCCCCGCAATCCAGAACATTCTTTACAATGGTCTGAAAGCCTATAAATTGGACCTGATCATTGGACAGCGTCGCAACAAACTATGGAATGTCATAGAGGCAACTGCTCAGCCAG GTTCATCTAGCCGAATGCCTGACAGCTTGGTATCTGTGGTAAAGAAATGTTCCCAATTATCAAGTCACAGTATGAGGCTAAATGTCTTCATCATGGATCTGCTAAA CTTGCGTGCTCTGGAATTTTGGATACATCATTTATACACTTGTGTAG ATGTTTTGATGGAACACTATCACCAATGGGGTTTCTTGGCTCTGGCCCAGGGGCCAACATACAAGGCATTGTTCCAGGAGCTGCTCCTCTTGACGAAGCCACTCTCCTTGCTGCCTTTTGATCTCCATCTGCCATCTGAACCTCACCTTCAAAGAAAGCAGAAGCAAAACCAAAGAGTACCTCAGACACCCACCTCAGATTGTGGAATGGCAATCAGCTGTTCTGACAGTACACTTAGGGAAGAGGATGATGAGGTGCCTGGATCTTCACCAAGGCCTCAGGAGGACGAATCTTTAGGTGAGCTGCGTTGGGCCAGGCTCTTTGGCTCTGGAGTTGGAACCCCAGTTGGGTCAGAGAGGGCCCAAAAGAACTTCAGTGGAACTCTGAGAAGTAG GCGGCCCTCAGAATGGCTCAAGCTTGGTGCATCAAAAGTGGATCTGCTTGCACAGTCAGTGTGGACAGTGAAATGGCCAGAGTTTCATCTGAGTAGGAACCATGTCAAAAGCACAGCAAATGAAGAACAAATTCTAAATCTAAAAAGCCTGTAA